The proteins below are encoded in one region of Pomacea canaliculata isolate SZHN2017 linkage group LG7, ASM307304v1, whole genome shotgun sequence:
- the LOC112569252 gene encoding uncharacterized protein LOC112569252 codes for MTRQRLRHVTYLWLLARLLCVQCDVTTGYLETRLVDQVTCTYHNESLIVLKLQDTATGTTVWYNTHSHACGSNFSFSGCSPSSDYVSVKAVITDLQSHPRGTRVLTCQAVLLQGQGVVTKHLGSVTVTRQDATSTGPDTTLTSGTQTLTTGSAVTAGPVDETNTSGTSGRSSSADQRFSDTPDTPDTPGDTTGSQGQHDTPDTRDTPGDATGSQGQHDTPDTSPLTVWMLGALSAGLVLLVALAALLAVKLKREKRNSETRMYLIPESLPLHNSRLPVTRNSYLPAVCAFSPPHVRQTPSVPPISSRQRHLRHPDVCPLRPREVYLTPSIPKFLPPDL; via the exons ATGACAAGACAGAggctacgtcacgtgacctaccTGTGGCTGCTGGCCAGGCTGCTCTGCGttcagtgtgacgtcacgacag GTTACCTGGAGACACGACTGGTTGACCAAGTCACCTGCACTTATCACAATGAGTCGCTGATTGTTCTGAAGCTGCAAGACACAGCGACTGGCACCACGGTCTGgtacaacacacactcacacgcctGCGGCAGCAACTTCTCTTTCTCCGGGTGTTCACCTTCGTCTGACTACGTCAGTGTCAAGGCCGTCATCACTGACCTCCAGTCCCACCCACGAGGTACCCGAGTCCTGACATGTCAGGCTGTGCTTCTGCAAGGCCAGGGTGTCGTGACTAAACACTTGGGCAGTGTCACAGTCACACGACAGGATGCAACATCCACTGGGCCTGACACCACCCTGACATCCGGTACCCAGACTCTGACCACGGGTAGCGCCGTCACTGCAGGTCCTGTTGATGAGACAAATACATCTGGCACATCAGGCAGGTCCAGCAGCGCTGATCAAAGATTCTCTGACACGCctgacacacctgacacaccagGTGATACTACTGGTAGTCAAGGACAACATGACACACCTGACACACGTGACACACCAGGTGATGCTACTGGTAGTCAAGGACAACACGACACGCCTGACACGTCACCACTGACGGTGTGGATGCTGGGTGCGCTGAGTGCGGGGCTGGTGCTGCTGGTCGCCCTTGCTGCGCTGCTGGCTGTTAAACTGAA ACGAGAGAAGCGGAACTCTGAGACCCGGATGTACCTCATACCCGAGTCGCTGCCCCTGCATAACTCCCGCCTGCCTGTGACCAGGAACAGTTACCTCCCCGCTGTTTGCGCCTTCTCTCCTCCCCATGTCCGCCAAACACCTTCCGTCCCCCCAATATCGTCCCGCCAACGCCACCTGCGGCACCCAGACGTCTGTCCCCTGCGACCACGCGAGGTCTACCTCACCCCGAGCATCCCGAAATTCTTGCCCCCTGACCTCTGA
- the LOC112568751 gene encoding uncharacterized protein LOC112568751, with translation MAPLMGLTAVDSTVIVIIIIIIALSTSNIITVNEQENPLRQLSLEMPRDAVIVECRFSRTNLMVVNMSEKGNPANVFFQNKPEKCVRPHMFAHCQPTHDYVTIWAVVMNVTGTNRRTVFCNRTTDAGQYRTFESFNITLGEQVKHEPSKGCTSSSNKNSVSWVIILVVDAVVLQAVVSSHQRLSCE, from the exons ATGGCGCCACTCATGGGACTAACTGCTGTCGACAGtacagtcatcgtcatcatcatcatcatcatcgccctCAGCACCAGTAACATCATCACGGTGAATGAACAGG AAAACCCTCTGAGGCAGCTGAGTCTTGAGATGCCGAGGGACGCGGTGATAGTTGAGTGTCGGTTCAGCAGGACCAACCTGATGGTTGTCAACATGTCGGAGAAGGGCAACCCTGCCAACGTCTTCTTTCAGAACAAGCCGGAGAAGTGTGTCAGGCCACACATGTTTGCACACTGCCAACCGACACACGATTATGTCACCATCTGGGCAGTCGTTATGAACGTCACTGGCACAAACAGGCGCACTGTCTTCTGTAACCGGACGACAGATGCTGGCCAGTATCGCACATTTGAATCTTTCAACATCACTTTAGGAG AGCAAGTCAAGCACGAACCCAGTAAAGGCTGCACAAGCTCATCTAATAAAA ATTCGGTGTCGTGGGTGATCATACTGGTTGTTGATGCCGTCGTGCTCCAGGCAGTCGTCTCATCACATCAACGTTTATCGTGCGAGTGA